DNA from Parageobacillus thermoglucosidasius:
TCGGGCCGATATGCCCGCCTGTTTTCGACAGCTTTTCAATTAAAAATTTGCGAATGTCAGCACTCAATTCGATTAACTGCTTTGTCGACATATTTTTTAAAAAGCGCGGATTTTTTATTTTGGTAACATCCAAACGAGATCACTCGCTTTCGTTTTGATCGTTCACTTTCCCTGCAGCTGATATAATACAGAAGTTAGTTATTATTATACATGATTAAACATAAAAAATCGATTTCCGTTCAAAAAGAGAAAAAGAGCCGCTAACACAGTTGTGATAACGGCACGCATGAAAAAACTCTCTATTATTTTACTATAACATATCCGCAAAAAATCAGCAATGAGCGCTTCTTTAGTGATCGCGCGTAGCGACTAAATCGCAAATATAAGTTAGTACGCTGCCATCTATTTCTGCTTTTTGCAAATAACGTTTTGCTTCTGCAATATGGAAAGATAGCTTTTCCTTCGCCCCGGCAATCGTTAACAGCGATGGATAGGTCACTTTTTTATTTTCCATGTCGCTGCCAACCCGTTTGCCCATTTTTTCTTCCAGTCCCTCAATATCAAGAATATCATCGCGAATTTGAAAAGCGAGACCGAGATGGGAAGCAAACAGATCGAGATGGCGCAGCTGTTCATTGTTCGCGTCTGCAAGAAGCGCGCCAGCCAATACGCTGTATTGCAGCATTTTCCCCGTTTTATGGCGATGAATATATTCCAGCTGTTCAAGCGAAAGCTGCTTCCCTTCGCTTTCGATATCGGCAACTTGTCCCGCCACCATTCCTTCCGGTCCTGCCGCCTTCGCCAATTCTTCAATTAACCGGATCTTTGTCATTGGAGAAATGCGGGCATCATTGGCTTCAGCGATCACTTGAAACGCGTAAGTGAGCAATCCGTCTCCCGCCAAAATGGCCATCGCTTCCCCGAACACTTTATGATTCGTCGGTTTGCCGCGCCGCAAATCATCGTTATCCATGCTCGGCAAATCATCGTGAATCAGCGAATATGTATGAATCATCTCAATGGCGCACGCCACCGGAAGCCCAATATCCGGCTCTTTACCGAACGAATGCAATGTCGCAAACAACAAAAGCGGACGGATGCGCTTTCCCCCTGCCTCCAGCGAATAAGACATCGCCCGCTTTATCGTTTCAGGAGCAGCCATTCTTGTTATATAATGCGGCAAAGCATTTTCCAAACGTTGTTTTTGTTGCTGTAAAAACCGTTCCACTTCCGCCCGGTTCAAATGTTATTCCTCCTCCTGAAGCGAGAAAGGAGCGAGTTGCCCGTCTTCTCGTAAAATGTATTCCATTTGTTTTTCTACATTCTGCAATTTGTCATGACATAGTTTAGAAAGCTTCATTCCTTCTTGGAAAAAGGAAATTGCCTGCTCAAGCGGCACATTTCCTTCTTCTAATTTTTCCACAATTTCTTCTAATTTTGCCATCGCTTCTTCAAAAGTAAGCTCTTTTTCCTCACTCATGTAGCTGCTTCTCCTCCATTCCCCATACGTGGCAATCAACTTGCCCGTCTTGCAAGCGTACTTGAATCGTATCTCCTAATTGAAGCTGGCGGATGCTTTTCACAAGTTCCTTTTTTTCATTATAAACTAAGCTATAGCCGCGCTCCATTATTTTGAGCGGACTTAGCGCGTGCAAATGTGAAACGAGAGACGTAAAGCGAAGCTGTTGATGATGAATATGGGAGCGCATTTCTTTTTCCAGCGATTTGACAAGCGATTCATGTTTTTCTTTCATTCTTGACAGCTGCTCAGCCGGGTGATGCCGCAGCAACTTCAGGCGCAACTGCTCAAGCTGCTCGCGTTTTTTGTCGAAAAGCCGCTCTGTATGGCGTTGCAGCCGTTCTAATAAAGCATCCAATTGCTGTTCTTTTTGCTCGTACAATTTTTCTGGATAACGAAACGCGTATGATTTTTGCAACCGCAAAAGCCGCTCTGATTCTGCGGCAATTTTTTCTTTCATCGCGCGCATCAGCCGCAATTTCCGTTGCGAAATCCGCTCCATCAGCTCCGTTACATGCGGCACCGCCAGCTCGGCGGCACCGGTTGGCGTCGGGGCGCGCAAATCAGCGACAAAATCGGCGATCGTAAAATCCGTCTCGTGCCCAACCGCAGAAATAATCGGCACTTTCGAAGCAAAAATCGCGCGGGCGACCGCTTCTTCATTAAACGCCCACAGTTCTTCAATCGAGCCGCCTCCGCGCCCGACAATCAGCACATCAATATAGCCAAGCTCATTCGCTTTTTCAATCGAACGGACGATCGATCCGGCAGCTTCCTCCCCTTGGACAAGCGTCGGAAACAAAATCACCGTCGCGATCGGATAGCGGCGGCGGATCGTCGTCAAAATATCGCGAATCGCCGCGCCGGTTGGGGAAGTGACGACGCCAATATAGCGTGGAAATGCAGGAATCGGCTTTTTATGTTCGGCAGAAAACAACCCTTCCGCCTCAAGCCGTTTTTTTAGTTGCTCATACGCCAAATACAAATTTCCAATTCCTTCCGGCTGCATTTCTTTCACATAAATTTGATAGTTTCCGCTCGGCTCGTAAACGGAAATTTCGCCACGAACGAGCACTTTCATGCCATCTTCCGGGCGAAACGACAAATATTGGTTGTATCCGGCAAACATGACAGCCTGAATGCGGGCTTGCTCATCTTTTAACGTAAAGTACATATGGCCGCGCGAATGATATTTAAAGTTAGAAATTTCGCCTTTGATCCATAAGTCGCGCAAATGAGGATCCACTTCAAATTTGCGCTTAATATAT
Protein-coding regions in this window:
- a CDS encoding exodeoxyribonuclease VII small subunit, giving the protein MSEEKELTFEEAMAKLEEIVEKLEEGNVPLEQAISFFQEGMKLSKLCHDKLQNVEKQMEYILREDGQLAPFSLQEEE
- a CDS encoding polyprenyl synthetase family protein, encoding MNRAEVERFLQQQKQRLENALPHYITRMAAPETIKRAMSYSLEAGGKRIRPLLLFATLHSFGKEPDIGLPVACAIEMIHTYSLIHDDLPSMDNDDLRRGKPTNHKVFGEAMAILAGDGLLTYAFQVIAEANDARISPMTKIRLIEELAKAAGPEGMVAGQVADIESEGKQLSLEQLEYIHRHKTGKMLQYSVLAGALLADANNEQLRHLDLFASHLGLAFQIRDDILDIEGLEEKMGKRVGSDMENKKVTYPSLLTIAGAKEKLSFHIAEAKRYLQKAEIDGSVLTYICDLVATRDH
- the xseA gene encoding exodeoxyribonuclease VII large subunit, with protein sequence MLVAEVKYVTVGALTKYIKRKFEVDPHLRDLWIKGEISNFKYHSRGHMYFTLKDEQARIQAVMFAGYNQYLSFRPEDGMKVLVRGEISVYEPSGNYQIYVKEMQPEGIGNLYLAYEQLKKRLEAEGLFSAEHKKPIPAFPRYIGVVTSPTGAAIRDILTTIRRRYPIATVILFPTLVQGEEAAGSIVRSIEKANELGYIDVLIVGRGGGSIEELWAFNEEAVARAIFASKVPIISAVGHETDFTIADFVADLRAPTPTGAAELAVPHVTELMERISQRKLRLMRAMKEKIAAESERLLRLQKSYAFRYPEKLYEQKEQQLDALLERLQRHTERLFDKKREQLEQLRLKLLRHHPAEQLSRMKEKHESLVKSLEKEMRSHIHHQQLRFTSLVSHLHALSPLKIMERGYSLVYNEKKELVKSIRQLQLGDTIQVRLQDGQVDCHVWGMEEKQLHE